From a region of the Prevotella melaninogenica genome:
- a CDS encoding S41 family peptidase has product MRKLFLAFGLLLLTFSGSVMAQSTAEKEHNFNVAKNLETFSAIYKYLDLMYVDSLNADEVIGTGINYMLRSLDPYTIYYPEEKVKDLDLMISGKYAGVGALIRYNFLLKNTVIDEPYENMPAAEVGLKKGDVILAIGDSSMVGKDVAYVSNHLRGDAGTTFILTIQRPSVNKKMKFKITRRAIQLPAVPYYGVQDGGVGYLNLNSFTTGCAKDVRRAFLDMKKQGMTSLVFDLRNNGGGSLQEAVNIVNMFVPKGITLVKTVGKMERANKEYKTTVEPIDTVMPIVVLVNDETASASEITSGSLQDLDRAVVLGTRTYGKGLVQVSMDLPYNGNLKLTSSKYYIPSGRCIQAINYKHANGGYTEHVPDSLTHVFHTANGREVRDGGGIKPDVEVRPDSLPNIAFYLASSGRDSTEVMWNWELQYLKKHPTIGPAKTFVISDADFEDFKQAVLKSGFKYDRESKKYLENLVKLAKFEGYYDDAKGEFEALEKKLNHNLAKDLDYNRQTLKKVLTSDLVSAYYYQKGSLENSLQFDKQWKKAVEILKNPAEYKKLLQSVVGQPLVKLEPASNVAVDKKQKSKAK; this is encoded by the coding sequence ATGAGAAAATTGTTTTTGGCTTTCGGACTCTTGTTGCTAACTTTCAGTGGGTCTGTTATGGCACAAAGCACTGCGGAGAAGGAGCATAACTTCAATGTCGCAAAGAATCTTGAGACTTTTTCGGCTATTTACAAGTACCTTGACTTGATGTATGTTGATAGCCTTAATGCCGACGAGGTAATCGGGACGGGTATCAATTACATGCTCCGTTCGCTCGACCCTTATACAATTTATTACCCAGAGGAGAAGGTGAAAGACCTCGACTTGATGATTTCGGGTAAGTATGCAGGTGTCGGTGCATTGATTCGTTATAATTTCTTATTGAAGAATACGGTGATTGATGAGCCTTATGAGAATATGCCTGCTGCGGAAGTTGGCTTGAAGAAGGGTGATGTCATCCTTGCTATTGGCGATTCGTCAATGGTGGGCAAGGATGTTGCATATGTCAGCAATCATCTACGTGGCGATGCTGGTACGACCTTTATCCTGACCATTCAGCGTCCGTCAGTGAATAAGAAGATGAAGTTTAAGATTACTCGTCGTGCTATTCAGCTCCCTGCCGTACCTTATTATGGTGTGCAGGATGGTGGAGTGGGATATTTGAATCTTAACTCTTTCACAACGGGTTGTGCAAAGGACGTACGTCGCGCCTTCCTTGATATGAAGAAGCAGGGTATGACCTCACTTGTCTTCGACCTCCGTAACAATGGTGGTGGTAGTTTGCAAGAAGCGGTTAACATCGTAAATATGTTTGTACCGAAAGGTATCACACTGGTGAAGACAGTGGGTAAGATGGAGCGTGCAAACAAAGAGTATAAGACGACAGTTGAACCTATCGATACCGTTATGCCGATTGTTGTATTGGTGAATGATGAGACTGCGAGTGCCAGTGAGATTACCAGTGGTAGTTTGCAGGACCTTGATCGTGCGGTAGTTCTCGGTACACGTACCTATGGTAAGGGTCTTGTACAGGTGTCAATGGATCTTCCTTATAATGGAAACTTAAAACTCACATCGAGTAAGTATTATATCCCAAGCGGACGCTGTATACAAGCTATCAACTATAAGCATGCAAATGGCGGATATACTGAGCATGTACCAGACTCGCTAACACATGTGTTCCACACGGCAAACGGACGTGAGGTGCGTGATGGTGGCGGTATCAAACCAGATGTTGAGGTACGTCCAGACTCTCTACCAAACATTGCTTTCTATCTTGCTTCCTCTGGTCGTGATTCAACAGAGGTAATGTGGAACTGGGAGTTGCAGTATTTGAAGAAGCATCCTACAATTGGTCCTGCAAAGACATTTGTCATTTCAGATGCTGACTTTGAAGACTTCAAGCAAGCAGTGTTGAAGAGTGGTTTCAAGTATGACCGTGAGAGTAAGAAATACTTGGAGAATCTTGTGAAGTTAGCTAAGTTCGAAGGCTATTATGATGATGCGAAAGGTGAGTTCGAAGCCTTAGAGAAGAAGTTGAATCATAATCTTGCTAAAGACCTTGATTATAACAGGCAAACACTGAAAAAAGTGTTGACGAGCGACCTCGTTTCAGCTTATTATTACCAGAAAGGCTCCTTGGAGAATAGCCTGCAGTTTGATAAGCAATGGAAAAAGGCTGTGGAAATCTTGAAGAATCCTGCAGAGTATAAGAAACTTTTGCAGTCCGTTGTTGGTCAGCCTTTGGTTAAGCTCGAACCAGCAAGCAATGTTGCTGTTGATAAAAAGCAGAAGTCAAAGGCGAAATAA